Proteins encoded together in one Cicer arietinum cultivar CDC Frontier isolate Library 1 chromosome 4, Cicar.CDCFrontier_v2.0, whole genome shotgun sequence window:
- the LOC101491444 gene encoding LOW QUALITY PROTEIN: uncharacterized protein (The sequence of the model RefSeq protein was modified relative to this genomic sequence to represent the inferred CDS: inserted 2 bases in 1 codon), which yields MALSRSFTRFPVLVSLSKSSLTLSPTSNFNQHYYSTPTIQLIQNPYGSLKLHFFTFHTSRVIKPNNTNPHAETICKILSTTPDSTLDASLANLSVEISHDLVVDVLNRLSNAGILALSFFRWAEKQKGFNHTTESFHVLIEALGKIKQFKMIWNLVDEMKKRNLLNGDTFSLIARRYVRARIVKEALKTFERMEKYGLKPQITDFNKLIDVLCKSKLHVEKAQELFDKMRQWNLEPNLKSYTILLKXDXXXXXXXXXEMKGEGFEPDVVTYGIIINAYCKAKKYDEAIGFYHEMQSKNICPSPHIYCTLIIGLGSGNRLDEALEFFEKSKVCGFLPEAPTYNAVVGAYCWSMRLDDAYRIVDEMKELGIGPNSRTYDIILHHLIKGGRTKEAYSVFQRMSSEMGCEPSANTYAIMVRMFCNEDQLDMAMVVWDQMKDKGVLPGMHVFSTLILALCHENKLDEACKYFQQMLDVGIRPSANMFNTFRGALIDSGMENTAIHFALKVDKLRNTPLTA from the exons ATGGCACTCTCACGATCATTCACAAGATTCCCCGTTCTTGTTTCACTCTCAAAATCTTCTTTAACACTCTCACCAACTTCAAATTTTAACCAACATTATTATTCCACACCCACCATTCAACTAATCCAAAACCCATATGGCTCTCTCAAATTACACTTTTTCACATTTCACACATCGCGTGTTATTAAACCCAACAACACCAACCCACATGCCGAAACAATCTGCAAAATCTTATCCACCACACCCGATTCAACCCTCGACGCCTCTCTCGCCAACCTTTCGGTGGAGATTTCACATGACCTGGTGGTTGATGTCTTAAACAGGCTCAGCAATGCCGGAATTCTCGCTCTTTCGTTCTTCCGTTGGGCAGAGAAACAAAAGGGGTTCAACCACACCACAGAGAGTTTCCATGTTTTGATTGAAGCACTTGGTAAGATCAAACAGTTCAAGATGATTTGGAATTTGGTGGATGAAATGAAAAAACGAAACTTGCTTAATGGCGACACTTTTTCCCTCATTGCTCGTAGATATGTTAGAGCTAGAATCGTTAAGGAAGCATTGAAAACGTTTGAGAGGATGGAAAAATACGGATTGAAGCCTCAAATAACTGATTTCAATAAGTTAATTGATGTTTTGTGTAAGTCAAAGTTACATGTTGAGAAAGCTCAagaactgtttgataaaatgcgGCAGTGGAATTTAGAGCCTAATCTCAAGTCctacactattttattaaa tgatgNNNNNNNNNNNNNNNNNNNNNNNNNGGAAATGAAAGGTGAGGGTTTTGAACCTGATGTTGTTACCTATGGTATAATCATCAATGCATATTGTAAAGCTAAAAAATATGATGAGGCTATTGGTTTTTATCATGAGATGCAATCAAAGAATATATGTCCTAGTCCTCATATATATTGCACTTTAATTATTGGTCTTGGTTCTGGTAATAGATTAGATGAAGCTCTTGAATTCTTCGAAAAATCTAAAGTTTGTGGATTTCTACCAGAAGCACCTACTTATAATGCTGTTGTTGGGGCTTATTGCTGGTCAATGCGGCTTGATGATGCTTATAGAATTGTTGATGAAATGAAAGAACTCGGGATTGGTCCGAATTCTCGAACATATGACATAATACTTCATCACTTGATAAAGGGTGGAAGAACCAAAGAAGCTTACTCAGTTTTCCAAAGAATGAGTAGTGAGATGGGGTGTGAGCCAAGTGCAAACACATATGCTATCATGGTGAGAATGTTTTGTAATGAAGACCAATTGGATATGGCAATGGTAGTTTGGGATCAGATGAAAGACAAGGGAGTCCTACCGGGAATGCACGTCTTCTCGACGCTGATCTTGGCCTTGTGTCATGAAAATAAGTTGGATGAAGCATGTAAATACTTTCAACAAATGTTGGATGTTGGCATTAGGCCTTCTGCCAATATGTTCAATACCTTTAGGGGAGCTCTAATTGATTCGGGAATGGAGAATACTGCCATACATTTTGCTCTGAAAGTTGATAAACTGAGGAATACTCCATTAACTGCTTAA
- the LOC101491756 gene encoding uncharacterized protein — MEVPKVQDSLSWRKKQKVSSDVNTTGERNVVVKNKMSANQLAAKAMQLRLKGKNEEAQKLLEEAKVLNTKEGNQEDHTTRSRTEGSSRRYAMQRISAEQKKGEYDADMHLACNIMQNKQFKVSTQADNEYDFEDGQNRKRRKKSGGDDSRNIQKKMNANRFLTQKERCLFCLENPNRPMHLVVSIANFTYLMLPQWQPVVPGHCCILPIPHEPATRTVDDNVWVEIRNFKKCLIMMFAKQDKEVVFLETVMELAQQRRHCMVECIPLPQDIAKEAPLYFKKAIDEAEDEWSQHNAKKLIDTSQKGLRNSIPEHFPYFHVEFGLNKGFVHVIDDEKEFKSSLGLNVIRGMLHLAEEDMHRRRRYETVEVQKQAVASFSKEWEHFDWTKQLHETS; from the exons ATGGAAGTACCTAAAGTTCAAGATTCTTTATCTTGGCGAAAAAAGCAAAAGGTTTCTTCAGATGTAAACACAACTGGTGAAAGAAATGTAGTAGTGAAGAATAAGATGAGTGCAAACCAGTTGGCAGCAAAGGCTATGCAACTTCGTTTGAAAGGAaagaatgaagaagctcagaaACTGTTG GAAGAAGCAAAGGTATTAAACACAAAGGAGGGAAACCAAGAAGATCATACAACTAGATCAAGAACTGAGGGAAGTTCTAGAAG GTATGCTATGCAAAGGATATCTGCTGAACAAAAGAAAGGAGAGTATGATGCTGATATGCATCTTGCTTGTAATATAATGCAGAACAAGCAATTTAAGGTTTCTACTCAGGCAGATAATGAATACGACTTTGAAGATGGTCAAAACAGAAAGAGGAGAAAGAAGTCAGGAGGTGATGACTCGAGGAATATTCAAAAAAAGATGAATGCAAATCGATTCTTGACCCAGAAAGAACGTTGCCTCTTTTGTTTAGAGAATCCAAATCGACCTATGCATCTTGTTGTGTCCATCGCAAATTTCACATATCTTATGTTACCACAGTGGCAACCGGTGGTGCCTGGTCATTGTTGTATTCTACCTATTCCG CATGAACCGGCTACAAGAACCGTGGATGATAATGTGTGGGTAGAAATTCGAAACTTCAAGAAATGCCTTATTATGATGTTTGCAAAGCAAGATAAGGAAGTAGTATTTCTTGAAACTGTGATGGAATTGGCACAACAACGGCGCCATTGTATGGTTGAGTGCATTCCTTTACCCCAAGATATTGCTAAAGAGGCTCCTTTATACTTTAAGAAG GCAATTGATGAAGCAGAAGATGAGTGGAGCCAACACAACGCTAAAAAACTCATTGATACGAGTCAAAAGGGTTTGCGCAATTCAATTCCGGAGCACTTCCCATATTTTCATGTAGAATTTGGTCTAAACAAAGGTTTTGTTCATGTTATCGATGATGAAAAGGAGTTTAAGAGTAGTCTTGGCTTGAATGTCATTAGAGGCATGCTTCATTTGGCCGAGGAAGACATGCATAGACGTCGGAGATACGAGACAGTGGAGGTGCAAAAGCAAGCTGTTGCTAGCTTTTCTAAAGAGTGGGAACATTTTGACTGGACAAAGCAGCTACATGAAACATCTTAA
- the LOC101492311 gene encoding beta-glucuronosyltransferase GlcAT14A — protein sequence MGAEKKWLFTLFSAAVLSLMLLLMSSFSSLSSQKPFPSQVQHGSHYPPAFAYFISGGHGDKDQIFRLLLAIYHPRNRYLLHIGMDARNEERQSLADSVSSVPAIRAFGNVDVVGKADWITYLGSSNVAITLRAAAIMLKLDSGWNWFITLSARDYPLITQDDLSHVFSSVNRDLNFIDHTGDLGWKESDRFQPIVVDPGTYLARKSKTFQATEKRTTPDAFKLFTGSPWVILSRPFLEFCIFGWDNLPRTLLMYFTNVKLSQEGYFHSVICNAPEFKNTTVNGDLRYMIWDNPPKMEPLFLNSSVYDMMAESGAAFARKFEVNNPVLDMIDEKILQRGHNRAAPGAWCSGRRSWWVDPCSQWGDVNILKPGPQAKKLEASVSSLLDDWTAQTNQCQ from the exons ATGGGAGCTGAGAAAAAATGGCTTTTCACGCTATTCAGTGCAGCAGTTTTATCCTTAATGCTTCTGTTAATGTCTTCTTTCTCTTCCTTAAGTTCTCAAAAGCCTTTTCCTTCTCAAGTTCAACATGGTTCTCACTACCCTCCTGCTTTTGCATACTTTATCTCTGGTGGACATGGTGATAAAGACCAGATCTTTCGTTTGTTGTTGGCAATTTACCATCCAAGGAACCGTTATTTGCTTCATATTGGAATGGATGCTAGGAATGAAGAGAGACAGAGTTTGGCTGATTCTGTTAGTTCTGTTCCGGCGATTCGAGCTTTTGGGAATGTTGATGTGGTTGGTAAGGCTGATTGGATCACTTATTTGGGTTCATCCAATGTTGCTATCACTCTACGTGCTGCTGCCATTATGCTTAAATTGGATAGTGGCTGGAATTGGTTTATCACTTTGAGTGCACGTGACTATCCTCTCATTACACAGGACG ATCTATCCCACGTTTTCTCCTCTGTAAATAGAGACCTCAATTTCATTGATCACACCGGTGACCTCGGATGGAAAGA GAGTGACAGATTCCAGCCTATTGTAGTTGACCCAGGAACATATTTAGCAAGGAAAAGTAAAACTTTTCAAGCTACAGAGAAGAGGACAACACCTGATGCATTCAAACTCTTCACTG GTTCACCATGGGTAATCTTGAGCCGACCCTTTCTGGAGTTCTGCATTTTCGGTTGGGATAATCTACCGCGAACACTACTGATGTATTTTACAAATGTTAAGTTATCTCAAGAAGGCTACTTTCACTCAGTCATTTGCAATGCACCAGAATTTAAGAACACAACAGTAAATGGGGATTTGCGATATATGATCTGGGACAATCCTCCGAAGATGGAACCTCTCTTCCTTAATTCATCTGTTTATGATATGATGGCAGAAAGTGGAGCAGCTTTTGCAAGAAAGTTCGAGGTCAATAACCCTGTGTTGGATATGATCGACGAAAAAATTCTCCAACGGGGTCACAATCGAGCTGCACCAGGTGCGTGGTGTTCTGGACGGAGGAGCTGGTGGGTGGATCCGTGCTCGCAGTGGGGTGATGTCAATATTCTGAAGCCAGGTCCTCAGGCTAAGAAGCTGGAAGCGTCTGTTTCTAGTCTTCTTGATGATTGGACCGCACAGACGAATCAGTGCCAGTGA
- the LOC101492643 gene encoding ABC transporter G family member 7: protein MVVFGGKKVHQIVTGFGGSGLGQVVVAVAVSLLVRIFSAPGPALLPENDDDPNNDSHDGEIPSPSGKVTPVTIRWNNINCSLSDKSSNSVRFLLRNVSGEAKPGRLLAIMGPSGSGKTTLLNVLAGQLTASARLHLNGLLEFNGKPSSRNTYKFAYVRQEDLFFSQLTVRETLSLAIELQLPNITSTEERDGYVNNLLFKLGLVSCADTNVGDAKVRGISGGEKKRLSLACELLASPSVIFADEPTTGLDAFQAEKVMETLQELALDGHTVICSIHQPRGSVYSKFDDIVLLTGGTLVYAGPARDEPLAYFSKFGYHCPDHVNPAEFLADLISIDYSSADSVYSSQKRIDGLVESFSHRLSTIIYATPITLDDLSKSRKRIRMRTVAKKKGCWWKQFCLLLRRAWMQASRDAPTNKVRARMSIASAIIFGSVFWRMGKSQTSIQDRMGLLQVAAINTAMAALTKTVGVFPKERAIVDRERAKGSYSLGPYLFSKLLAESPIGAAFPLMFGAVLYPMARLHPTLMRFGKFCGIVTVESFAASAMGLTVGAMVPTTEAAMAVGPSLMTVFIVFGGYYVNPENTPIIFRWIPSVSLIRWAFQGLCINEFSGLQFDHQHSFDIQTGEQALERLSFGKIRIRDTVIAQSKILLFWYCTTYLLLEKNKPKYQQLEMTPPDLSKPHLKLEEFNAEQVDQTHEAPEVDQVGSDEPIESPEVDPVGSFILEGAQ, encoded by the exons ATGGTGGTTTTTGGCGGGAAAAAGGTGCATCAAATTGTCACCGGCTTCGGCGGCAGTGGTCTCGGCCAGGTAGTCGTCGCCGTCGCCGTCTCTCTCCTTGTTCGCATCTTCTCCGCACCCGGCCCCGCTCTCTTGCCGGAGAACGACGATGATCCAAACAACGATTCCCACGACGGTGAAATTCCTTCTCCCTCCGGAAAGGTTACGCCGGTCACAATCCGCTGGAACAATATCAATTGCTCCCTTTCTGATAAATCCTCCAACTCC GTGAGGTTTTTACTTAGAAATGTGAGTGGAGAAGCAAAGCCAGGAAGATTATTAGCTATAATGGGGCCTTCAGGTTCAGGGAAGACAACATTGCTTAATGTTCTTGCTGGTCAGCTCACAGCGTCGGCCCGGCTTCATTTGAATGGCCTTTTGGAGTTCAATGGAAAGCCTAGTTCCAGAAACACTTATAA GTTTGCTTATGTGAGACAGGAGGATCTCTTCTTCTCACAGCTTACTGTGAGGGAAACATTGTCTCTCGCTATAGAACTACAGCTTCCTAACATTACTTCGACAGAAGAGAGGGACGGATATGTCAACAATCTCCTTTTCAAACTAGGTTTG GTCAGCTGTGCTGATACCAACGTTGGCGATGCAAAAGTACGTGGAATTAGTGGTGGTGAAAAGAAACGTTTATCCCTGGCATGTGAACTACTTGCAAGCCCATCTGTTATATTTGCTGATGAGCCCACAACAG GACTTGATGCCTTCCAGGCTGAGAAAGTTATGGAAACTCTCCAAGAACTTGCTCTAGATGGTCATACTGTAATTTGTTCAATACATCAGCCAAGAGGTTCAGTATATAGCAAATTCGATGACATTGTCTTGCTAACCGGGGGTACACTTGTTTATGCTGGTCCTGCTCGTGATGAACCATTGGCATACTTTTCAAAATTCGG GTACCACTGCCCAGATCATGTAAATCCGGCTGAATTTTTGGCCGATCTTATATCTATAGACTACAGTTCTGCTGATAGTGTGTATTCCTCTCAAAAAAGGATTGACGGGTTAGTTGAGTCATTCTCACATAGACTATCTACAATAATATATGCCACTCCAATTACTTTAGACGATCTCTCTAAAAGTAGAAAGAGAATCAGAATGAGGACTGTAGCAAAGAAGAAAGGGTGCTGGTGGAAACAATTCTGCTTGCTTCTTAGACGGGCATGGATGCAG GCTTCCCGTGATGCACCTACCAACAAAGTTCGGGCAAGGATGTCAATTGCATCAGCAATTATCTTTGGGTCAGTTTTTTGGAGAATGGGAAAATCTCAGACTTCAATACAAGACAGAATGGGATTGCTTCAG GTTGCTGCAATAAACACAGCTATGGCTGCCCTCACAAAGACTGTAGGCGTGTTTCCAAAGGAACGGGCAATTGTTGATAGAGAACGTGCTAAAGGCTCTTATTCTTTGGGACCATATTTGTTTTCGAAATTGTTGGCTGAGAGTCCTATTGGAGCAGCATTTCCTTTAATGTTTGGTGCTGTTTTGTACCCAATGGCACGTCTTCATCCTACTTTGATGAG ATTTGGGAAATTCTGTGGAATCGTCACTGTGGAATCTTTTGCTGCATCTGCGATGGGTCTTACTGTGGGTGCTATGGTTCCAACCACTGAAGCAGCAATGGCAGTAGGCCCCTCTCTTATGACCGTTTTTATAGTGTTTGGTGGCTACTATGTCAATCCTGAGAATACCCCAATCATCTTCCGCTGGATTCCTAGTGTTTCTCTGATTAGATG GGCCTTTCAAGGACTTTGCATCAATGAATTCAGTGGTCTTCAATTTGATCATCAGCATTCATTTGATATTCAAACTGGAGAGCAG GCACTAGAGCGTCTTTCCTTTGGAAAAATTAGGATTAGGGATACAGTGATAGCGCAAagtaaaatattgttattttggtATTGCACCACCTACCTTCTCCTTGAGAAAAACAAGCCCAAATACCAGCAACTTGAAATGACCCCTCCTGACCTCAGCAAACCACATTTAAAACTCGAGGAATTCAATGCTGAACAAGTTGATCAGACACATGAAGCACCAGAGGTTGACCAAGTTGGTTCGGACGAGCCCATTGA